The segment ATCCTCATTTACGGTTTCGGCCCCTCTGATCGATCCTACAAATTCGGGTAACCGATGGACTCAACAGAGTGTACGCAATCTGTAAAGGCAGATTTCAGCACATTCCGTGATAACTCTGTCAGGCTTCCGGAACCCAATAAAACACGATCCCCTAGGGAAAGGAGCAATACCCTTGACACAATCAAGTCAGCTGGAGAAGAAAATTCGACATGTACTAAAAGAAAACGACCTGATTGGCTTGGAAGAAGAGATTATAAACACATTGGTTCCCTGTATTCGCATCAAACCTCAAGAAGAAGAAGAATTGACCATAGGAACATCCAAATTTGGCGGGTATCCGGATCTGCCTCCCGGTATGGACTTTCCACGGCTTCACGGAGAACCCCTCAGTTTTATCGGACAGTACAACCTGGAAGAAATTAAACAAACAGGATTTCCATCCCCGTTGCCGGATCGGGGAATGTTATATTTTTTCTGTTCCTTGCCCCCAAGTGAGACGAAAGGACAGGTGCTTTATGCATCTGACTCCCCGGACAATCTGTATCCTGTTCCCTTTCCTGATGACTTGCCCAGGGAAAACTGTTTTCCGGAACATAAAATGAAGTTCCTTTTGGATCAAACATTACCCAATGTCGATGCGGGGGAAGAGATGGATGAGGTGTTTTATGATTTAATGGATCAGCTGTATGAATTGGAAAACCAACAGTCCGGCTTCCATCAAATCTTCGGACTGCCCTTTGAAATTGACCGGAATGTATTTCAACAGTGCGAAGTGGAATCCGGAAAAAAAGGAGATCAGTGGAACCTCCTGCTTCAAATCGACAGCGACGAACAATTGGAAATGGCATGGGGAGATCTGGGTATCCTTTATTTCTGTATCTCCGAGAAGGACTTGAAGGAGGTAAATTTCCCGGAAACGCAGATGGTTATGCAGAGCTATGGATGATGATGCTCTGAGAAGGTCTATTTCTTGAAATGGATAGAATAACAGGGGTTTCCTCTCTATGGAAACCCTATTTTCATTTATCCAACAGATCCAGAGCAATTTCTGAAAGTCTGTGTCTGATGACTAATTGTGCTTTTCTGGCTTTTGCATTGAAGTACAT is part of the Kroppenstedtia pulmonis genome and harbors:
- a CDS encoding YwqG family protein, producing the protein MTQSSQLEKKIRHVLKENDLIGLEEEIINTLVPCIRIKPQEEEELTIGTSKFGGYPDLPPGMDFPRLHGEPLSFIGQYNLEEIKQTGFPSPLPDRGMLYFFCSLPPSETKGQVLYASDSPDNLYPVPFPDDLPRENCFPEHKMKFLLDQTLPNVDAGEEMDEVFYDLMDQLYELENQQSGFHQIFGLPFEIDRNVFQQCEVESGKKGDQWNLLLQIDSDEQLEMAWGDLGILYFCISEKDLKEVNFPETQMVMQSYG